The Comamonas piscis region GTGTGCCCGCTGCCGTGCAGCCTGCGCCCCAGCCTTGGCCGGTGCCTGTGTAGGTGGTGCCTGCTGGCACGGTCATGCCCACGTCGGTGCTGCCTGCAGTACCGCCGCTGTTCACAACCGTCACGGTGTAGGTCAGCACGTCACCTGGCTTGGCCAGGTAGTTAGCTGGCACTGCTGCGCCGTTCACTTCGGTCAACACATTGGTGGTCACCAAGCTAGCGGCGGTGTTGCCAACGGTGGACTTGCTGTCCGTGTTGTTAGCGGTGTTGGACTCGTAGCTTTGAGCTGCTGCATTGATGCTTGCGCTGATCGTGCCTTCGGCTGCCGTGAAGGTCGCCGAGCAGCTGATGCTGTCGTTCACTGCCAGGTTGGCGTTCGCACCGCAGATGGCTGGAATGCTGGTGCCACCGTTGTTCACGGTCATCTCGCAGCTGGCATTGACCGCATTGGCTGGGCCATTGTTGGTACATACGCCAGTGATGGTCACGCTGTCACCCACCACCACAGCCGAGGCTGGGATGCCAGTGATCTGCGCTTGCATGTCGGCGACAGCATTTGCCGTCTCCACACTGCAGTTGGCGCCTGCGCAAGCAGCTGCCACATCACTCAGCACCGTATTGGTGATCTTGCCATTCGTCGTAGCCGGTGCAACGACCTCGACAGTGAACTGCACGGTCTGTTCGCTGGCCACGCCATCGGCGCCTTGGGCTGCCACCGTCACGCTTTGCGTGCAGGTGCTTCCTGCTGCGTCGCAGACTTGCGTTACTTGGCTCCAGCCCTGGCTCTCATTAGGAGCGATGCCGCCCACGAACTGGGTACCTTCTGGCACGGTCTCGGTCAAGACCGTCGTGCCACTGGTGCCGCCGGCGTTGGTCACCAACATCGCGTAGGTCAGCTTGTCGCCGATCTTGGCTGCGTAGTTGGCTGGCACATCGGCGCCGTTGACCAGCACCAGGCTCTTGACGATGCGCAGGTCAGCGGGCGTGTTGACCTTGACGCTAGTGCTGGCAGTGTTGTTGCCAGTATTTACGTCGTACAGCGTGTTGCCCGTGGTAACGCTCACTGCGTAATCACCAGCGGTGCTTGGCGTGAGCTTGGTGACGCAGCTGATGCTGTCGCCCGAAGCCAAGGTCGCCGCTGGGCTCGTTGGCGTGCAGATTGCTGCCGATGCGCCCGCTGGTGCGCTCACCACGCAAGATGCGTTCAGTGCTGCTTGTGGGCCATTGTTTTTGCAAATGGCCGTGTAGGTCAGTTCAATGCCGGTCGTGCTGGTCGTGCCTGGCGTGACCGTCACAGTAGCCTGCATATCTGCACTTTGCGCGTTGGTCGTCACCACACAAGTGGTGCAGGTGCCCACCGAGCTGGTAGCAGTGTCCACAATGGTCGCAGTCGTGCCTGGGCTCGCAACGGTCACGGTGTAGGTCACCGCGCTGGTTTGGTTCGCCGCCACTGGTACGGTTTGCGCGCACTGTGTGCCCGCTGCCGTGCAGCCTGCGCCCCAGCCTTGGCCGGTGCCTGTGTAGGTGGTGCCTGCTGGCACGGTCATGCCCACGTCGGTGCTGCCTGCAGTACCGCCGCTGTTCACAACCGTCACGGTGTAGGTCAGCACGTCACCTGGCTTGGCCAGGTAGTTAGCTGGCACTGCTGCGCCGTTCACTGCGGTCAACACATTGGTGGTCACCAAGCTAGCGGCGGTGTTGCCAACCGTGGACTTGCTGTCCGTGTTGTTAGCGGTGTTGGACTCGTAGCTTTGAGCTGCTGCATTGATGCTTGCGCTGATCGTGCCTTCGGCTGCCGTGAAGGTCGCCGAGCAGCTCAGCGTCTCGCCCACTGCCAAGGTCCGGGCTGCATCGCAAGTCGCAGTGATGGATGCACCACCGTTGCTGACAACCATGGCGCAGCTAGCGCTTGCTGCACTGGCTGGGCCGTTGTTGGTACACAGGCCCGTGATGGTCACGCTGTCACCAACCACCACGGCCGTAGCTGGGATGGAGGTGATTTGCGCTTGCATGTCTGCAACCGCGTTGTCGGTCTCAACCGAGCAGGCGTTGCCTGCGCAAGCTGCAGCAATGTCGCTGGCCACGGTGTTGGTGATCTTGCCGTTGCTGGTGGCAGGCGCAATCACTTCCACGGTGAACTCAACGGTCTTCTCTCCTGGACCTTCGGCAGTTTGCGCTGGCACGTTCACGCTTTGCTCGCAGCTGGTACCTGCTGCGTCGCACTTCTGAGGTACTTCGCTCCAGCCCTGGGTCAGGTCAGGAGCATTTCCGCCGACAAACTTAGTGCCTTCAGGCACGGTCTCGGTCAGCACGGTAGTGCCCGCAGTGCCACCGGTGTTGGTCACCACCATCGCGTAGGTCAGCTTGTCGCCAATCTTGGCCGCGTAGCTCTGCGGTACAGCCAAGCCATTGACTTGCACCAAGCTCTTGACGATGTTCAGCGCTGCTGGCGTGTTCACCTTGACGCTGGTGTTCGCAGTGTTGTTAGCGGGCGCTTTGTCGTACAAGTCATTGCTGGTCACAACGCTCACGGCATAGTCATCCGCCGTGCTTGGCGTGAGTTTGGTGGTGCAGGTGATGCTGGAGCCCGAGGCAAGCGTTGCTGCTGGTGTCGTTGGCGCGCAAGTCGTCACGGCATTCGCTGGAGCGGTCACCACGCAAGCTGCATTGAGCGCGCTTTGTGGGCCGTTGTTCTTACACACGCTGGTGTAGATCAGTTCCACACCGGTGGTGCTGATAGCGCCTGGCGTCACGGTCACGCTGGCCGCCATGTCTGCCTGCTGCGTGTCGGTAGTGACCTGGCACGTTGTGCAGGTGCCCACCGAGCTGGTGGCAGTGTCAACGATGGTCGCAGTTGTACCTGGGTTGGCAACCGTCACCGTGTACTGCACCGTCTTGGTCTCGCCTGCACCCACTGGCACAGTCTGCGCGCACTGCGTACCCGCTGCCGCGCAACCTGCGCTCCAACCCTCACCCGTTCCGGTGTAGGTCGTGCCTGCCGGTACGGTATGGCCCACGTTGGTGGAGCCGGCGGTACCACCACTGTTGGTGACGCTCACGGTGTAGGTCAACACATCACCTGGCTTGGCCAGATAACCAGCTGGCACAGGGCTGCCATTCACAGCCGTCAAGACGTTGGTGGTTGCCAGGCTGGCTGGCGTGTTACCCACCGTGGACTTGGTGTCCGTGTTGTTGGCCGTGTTGCTCTCGTAGCTTTGCGTGCTGGTATTGATGGTGGCGCTGATCGCGCCCTGCCCTGCATTGAAGGTGGCAGTGCAGCTCAAGCTTGAGCCCATTGCCAGGTTGGTGTTCGCACTGCAGGTGCCGGCAATGCTGGTGCCCGCATTGTTTACGGTCATCGCGCAGCTGGCGTTCACCGCATTGGCGGGGCCGTTGTTGGTACAGGTGCCGGTTATGGTGACGCTTTGACCCACGACCACCGCCGTAGCGGGGATGGAGCTGATCTGCGCTTGCATATCAGCCACTGCATTGGCCGTCTCGACCGCGCAAGTACCGGAAGTACAAGCTGCAGCAATGTCGCTGCTCACGGTGTTGGTGATCTTGCCGTTGCTGGTCGCTGGGGCAAGCACTTCCACGGTGAACTGCACTGTCTGCTGACCAGCTACTCCTTGGGCGTTTTGTGCCGGTACGGACACGCTTTGCGTGCAGGTGCTGGCTGCGACTGCGCAGGCCTGTGGTGCCTGGCTCCAGCCTTGGCTTGGGTTGCTGCTGACGCCAACAAACCGGGTGCCATCTGGCACGGTTTCGGTCAGAACCGTGGTACCGGCTGTGCCACCGGTGTTGGTCACCAACATGGCATAGGTCAGCGTGTCGCCGATCTTGGCCACGTAGTTATTTGGCACAGCCGCGCCATTGACTTGCGCCAGGCTCTTGACGATACGCAGGGCTGCTGGCGTGTTGGCCTTCACGGTCGCGGTGGCCGAGTTGTTGCCAGGTACAGCGTCATACAGCGTGTTGCTGGTGGCAACGCTCACGGCGTAGTCACCCACGACACTCGGTGTGAGCTTGGTGGTACAGGTGATGCTGGACCCGGAAGCGAGCGTTGCAGCAGGACTGGTGGGCGTACAGGTCGTCAAGGCGCCAGCGGGAGCGGTCACCGTGCAAGCAGCGTTCAAGGCGGTTTGCGGGCCGATGTTCTTGCAGATGCTGGTGTAGGTCAGCTCCACCCCCGTCGCGCTGGTGGTGCCTGGGCTGACCGAGATGCTGGCATCCATGTCGGCCTGTTGCGTGCCGGTAGTGACCTGGCAAGTCGTGCAGGTGCCCACCGAGCTGGTGGCGGTGTCAACGATAGTGGCAGTGCTGCCTGGGCTGGCAACGGTGACGGTGTAGGTCAGCGTGCTGCTTTGGTTTGCGCCAACTGGCACGGTTTGCGAGCATTGCGTGCCCGCCGTGGTGCAACCTGCACCCCAGCCTTGGCCGCTGCCCGTATAGGTGGTACCGGCTGGCACGGTTTGGCCCACGTCGGTAGAGCCTGCGGTGCCACCGCTATTAACGACGGTCACGGTATAGGTCAGCACATCGCCGGGCTTGGCCAGGTAGTTAGCGGGCACGGCTGCGCCGTTCACTGCCGTCAAGACATTGGTGGTTGCCAGGCTAGCCGGGGTGTTGACCGACAGGCTATGGCTGGTGCAATAGGTGGTGGCGCTGCTGACGCAGCTGGCACTGGGGTCCACGCCGGGGGCGCCCGCGCCGGTCGGGTTGGTGGCCGCGTAGTTGACCAAGGTACCGCCGGTACCAGGCAACGTGACGGTCAGCTGGACATTGGCCGTTGCACCGGCGGCCAGCGGGCCCGCAACGGTACAGGTCAGCAGAGCTGCAGCACTGCTGGGCAGTGCGCCGCAAGTGGCACCGCTCACTGCGGTGGCTACTACGCCTGCGGGCAGTTTGTCCTTGATGACCAGGTTGCTACCGGTAGCCAACTGGCCACTGTTGCTCAGGGTCAGGGTGTAGACGTAGCTGGAGCCGGTCAGCGCAGTGGCCGCACCGGTTTTGCTCAGGCTGACATTCGCGGGGGTGCTGGATGCCGTGGTCGAGCTGGCACAGACAACGGTGGTGCCATTGGTACAAGCCGCACCTGGATTGACCCCGGGGTTGCCACTGCCCGATGGATGGGTGGCCGCATAGTTGACGACATTGCCGCCACCACTTGGCATGGTCACGGTCAGTTGGATGCTGGCAGAGCCGCCATCGGCAGCAATCGGATCGGCAACGGTACAGGTCAGCAGGGCACCAGCTGCGCTGGGCAGGGTGCCGCAGTTGGCGCCAGTGACAGCGGTAGCCACCATGCCGGTGGCCAGTTGGTCGCGCACCACCACGTTGGAGGCGGTAGCGGTCTGGCCGCTGTTGGTCAGCGCCAGCGTGTAGACATAGCTGTTGCCAGCTACGGCAGTGGCAGCGCCGGATTTGACCAGGCTGACATTGGCCGGGGTCTTGACGGTCACCACACCTGTGGTGGGATCGCAGGCTTCAGTTGTCGCTGCAGCGGTACATGTGGGGTCACCACCGCCGCCCAGGTTGGCAGTGTTGCCAGCACCCGTGCTGGTGGCCGACGATGCGACCGACACGGGGATCGTCAGCACATAACTGCCATCGGACAAGCCGCTGGCCAGCTGGCAAGCACCAATGCTGCTGCCGCTGGTGCTGCAACCACTCAAGGTGGCAGCACCGCTGACGGTGGGCACGCCGGACAAGGTCACGCCGGTGGGCAGGCTGTCGGCAATGCTGATGGCTGCGGTGGTCGGGCCATTGGTCACAGCAATGGTGATGCGGTAGCTCTGGCTGCTGGCCCCCACCACAAAGCTGGTGGGCGATGCAGCCTTGGTAACGCTGAGCTTGGGGTAGATCGGCGTGTTGGTGAAGGTACAGCTGATGTCATCACCGGCCTGGGGGGTCACCGAGATGGACGTACCCGTGCCCGAACCCACGCTGGTGCCACCCGCAGTGGCATTGGTGCAGGCATAGGTGGTGGTGTAGCGGGCCAGGTTGGTCGCAGGCGTGCCGGCAGCGGTCTGCGTCAGCAGGTAGGTGGTGCCAGCCGTTGCGGTGGTCGGGCCTGCCGAGGCGGTGTTTTGCACACCGCTGGTGGAGGCGCTAGGGCCGCCATTGTTGATACCCACGGTGAACTGGTCGGTGCCAAGAATGCGGCCCGACACGACGGTGTTGACTGTCAGCTTGGGCGCAATGGCGCTGTTGCTGAAGGTGCAACTGATGTTGTCGCCGGCCTGGGGCGTCAAGGGGAAGCTGGTGCCCGTGCCCGAAGGCATAACCGTGCCGGCAACGCCTGCGTTGGTACAGCTGTAGCTGCTGGTGTAGCGCGCCAGATTGGCGCCAGCGGTCGCAGATTCGCTCAGGGTATAGCTGGTGCCAGCAGCAGCCGTGAAGGCCGTGGTGCTGGCCGTCGTGCCCGTGCCGGTGGTGGATGCGGTGGGGCCGCCGCTGATCGCCACCGAGAACTGGTCGGATGCCGATGCACGCGAGACGATGGTCTTGGCCAGAGTCAGGCGTGGCGCAATCGGGGTATTGGTGAAGGTACAGGTGATGGCATCGCCTGCCTTCGGCGTCACGTTCAGCGTCGTGCCCGTGCCCGGGGCCACCGTGGTGCCGCCAGCGGTGGGATTGGTACAGGCGTAGGTGGTGGTGTAACGCGCCAGCTCGGTCGTGCCAGAAGCGGTTTCGCTCAAGGTGAAGCTGGTGCCCGGGGTCGCGGCAAAGGCTGCGGTGCTTGCGCTGGCGTTGGTGCCCGACGTGGTCGCATTGGGGCCGTTGCTGATCGCGACCGTGAACTGGTCAGTGCCGTTGATCCGGCTTGCCACGCTGGCGACCACCGTCAAGGTGGCTGAAGGCACCACCGGAATCGAGTCAATGGCGCAGCCTGCCGTAGGCGTATTCACAGCGGTACAGGCGGCCACCGTTGTGCTGGTCGGGTAGCTGCTGTTGGTGGGGTCGGTATTGTCCGTACCCACTTGGGCCTTGTTGACCAAGGTGGTGCTGGTGTTGGCCGATACGGTGGCAGTCACGGCGATGGTGGCGCTGGTGCTGGCCGCCAATGCGCCGCCGGTGTTGTTGCAGGTAAGCACATTGCTGTCGCCGCCCGAGCCCATCGCGCAGCTGAAGATGCCCTGTGTAGCGGTGACGGTGAAATTGCTCAGCCCCGTAGGGAACACATCGACCACACGCACAGTATTGGCCAAGGCTTCGACAGTCGCGGAGTTGGCGACTGTCAGCGTAAAGGCAACCGTATCGCCGGGCGCTTTTGACTGGGGGTTGGAGTGGGCCTTGGTCAGCCGCACGGTGGGTGGCGTCTGTGCCGTGTTCAGGTCAACAGCGCAACCGGCAGGAATGCTGTTGTTGGTACAGGTATTGACTTGCGCATTCGTGGGTGCCGTGGCGCCCAGAACAGCATCAGCACCGCCGGTAACCATGGCCTTGTTCATGTACTGATCGCCGCTGGTCATAGCACCGGCATTGGCCAACAGACTGAATTGGCTCACGCCTCCCGCCGCAATCGCCGTGGTCGATGTACAGCTGACTGCCGTGTTGCTCGCCCGGGTGCAGGTCCAGTCTGCGGCATTCGGGCCGGTCTTGGTCAGCGTTGCGGGCCAATTCATCGGCGTGGGCAGCACATCGCGGAAGTTGATGGTACCTACAGAGTCGGCGTCACCGGTGTTGCTGACCTGGAAGGCGTAGGTAGTCGTCCCACCGACATAGATGCCAAAGCGGCCATCGTCCTTGGTCAGACTCAGTTGAACACGCTTGACCGAATCAGTATCTGCAGCACAACCGGTGGCAATTTCAGAGGCGATGGCAGGTGAGCAGGTCTGCGTAGTAGCCACCGTGGGGGCATTGGGCTTGCTCGAATCGCTGCCACCGCCGACACGGGCGAGGTTGACCAGTGCGCTGGGTGCCGTGCTGGCAATCGACACTGGCAACGAGATGACAGCACTGTCTCCGGCTGCAATCGGTGTGGAGCGGGTACAGCTGAAGCTTGTGGTGCCAGAGGTGTAAGTACAGCTGAAGCCACCGCTGGTGAAGGTGGTCGCACCGCCATAGGACATGCCGGTGGGCAGAACGTCCACCACGGTGATCGTGTTTACCGTGGGTGCATTGCCGACGTTGCTGACGGTCAACGCATAAGTGGTTGTACCCCCAGTCAGCACCACATCGGTGTTGTCGCTATTGGTCAAGCTCAGCAGCGGTGAGTTCACTGCATCGACATCCAGCGCACAACCCGCAGGAGTTTGGTTACCTGTACAGGCATCTACGTTGGCTTCTGTGGGCGCAGTGCCATTGAGCGGATCGCCACCACCACCGATTTTTGCTCGGTTGGTGGCGATGGTGCCCGTCGTCGTCTGCAAACCAATATTCACCGTTACACCAAACACACTGCTACCGCCTGCTGCAATGGCAGTAGAGCTGGTACAGGTGATCAAGCGGGAACCTGCGGCGCCAGAACAGCTCCAGTTCGCCGCATTGGCGCCTGTCAGAGGGATGGAAGCCGCGGGAATCGTCACACCCAAAGGCAGCTTATCCACCACGGTGATGGTTCCGCTGCTGGCGGATGCGCCTACATTGCTGGCGGTGAACGTATAGGTGGTGGTTCCGCCCGCATTGACGATATTGGCACCATTGCTCTTGGTCAGACGCAGGTCGACCGCACAGGCAGCGCCTAGCAAGGTGCCGGGCGCATTCGGTGACTGGAACGCGGCAATGCCGCCCTGGTTACCAAAGGCGCCGTAGTTGTCGGTAGTGCCGTTGGTCGTGTAACCGGGGGTACCGCCACTGATCGTGGTGCTGACCGCCATATTCGACGGAGAAAAGGCGATAAAGCCGCCGCCACCGCCGCCGCCAGGGCCATGGCGGTTGGCGGTATTGGTCTGGTTGCCAGCCCAGGCATTTCCGCCGTCACCGCCGCTGGCATCAATCGCCGCAGAGCCGCCGTCGAGCGTATGGATCACTACCGAGCCGCCCGCACCGCCGCCACCGGCTGCATCGTTAAGGACGTTGTAGCCATTCGCGCCGCGCACGTCGATCACACCGGTACCGGTAACATTTTGCGCACGCAAAATGACAATACCGCCGCCAGAGGCGCCGGATGAACAGCGGCCATCGCCATCTGAACAAGCAATGCCGTTGTTGCTATAGGCCGCGTTGTCGGCGGTACCGTTATTGGTGCTGCCTGCGCCACCGCCGCCACCCAGGAAAATGCGGTTGAAGGCAGTTGTGCCTACATAGCCACCGCCGCCGCGACCACCACTGTCTACCAGCGGAAAAGCCCAAGGACGGCCACCAACGCCACCCGCAGCGTAATTGCCACCACCTCCACCACCGGAGTTGTAATTGTTGTTGTTCACGCCTGCGGCTGCGCCATCTGCGCCACCACCGCCGGCATTGCCTGGCGCACCGCGCGCACGCGATCCTCCTGGATAGCCTTCTTCTACATTGTCCAGCTGAGTGATGCCGCCGTTGAGCACTGCATTGGTCAGCTTGGCGCCATAAGCGGTGCCCTTGCTGGCCATGAAACGAGGCGTTCCCGCGATGCCCTCACCTTTGCCACCACCACCGCCAGCAGCCGCGTAGGTACCCATCCAATCATCGCGCGAGCCGAGCGTGGCCGCACTGTTGGCTGCCGCGCCTCGGAAACCCTTGCCCGCCAGGAAAATAGCCCGGTTTGCCTGGTTTTCCACGGTAGCGCCATTCAGTGTCAGCGTATCGCGGGCATCAATGGCAACAACGCCACCGGTGGCGCCATTCCACGCCGGTGCTGTAACCCCGCTTACCGACGCGCTGGTGTACTGGGGCACACGCACAACTTGGTAGGTCTTCTGGCCAGAAGTGGCGTTAGTCGCTGCGTTGCGGTAGTTATTGGTCAGCGCCGGCGTGAACGTGACGGTGGACCCGGAAACCGAAACCACACGGACAAACTCATACAGACCGGAGTTGTTGACATTGGTGGAACCCTGGCCACCGGTGCCACCGGTGCCACCGCTGCCGTAGGCACTGGAGTTAGCGGCATTGATGCTGGCGTCCTGCATCTGGATGACCAGCATGAGGTCATTGGCCGCGAACGCAGTCGTCGCGCCTGCCGTATTTCTTGCACCAATGGTCAAGCTGGTACTGCCAGCATTCAGGGATGCCGTAGTGCCTGGATAGTAGCTATTCACTATGCCGGTTGCTGTGCCCGCACCATCCTTGCCAGGTGCAGCACAAACCTGCGCCCAAACACTGACTGGCAGAAGCAGCAATGCCGCCAGCATGGCGGCACGTGTGCGCAATGAACGAAAAGCAGACAGGCAGGACGAAACCTGCGTAACGCATATCCCAAACACCGACATATCCAACAACTCCCAGCCCTTTGTAAGCGTCGCCAGGCCCAGATCAGCGACGCTTTTTTTTCATAGTTCTTTTGCAATTGCCCACGGGTTTTACACCAGCACCCTGCCGACAACCGAAACAAACTGTGACTAAAAATAGATAGCTCGGGTTTATAGCACCTTGCATTTCTCGAGTGTGTTTTAACTTTGGAAACATTGTCAAAAATTGCAAACTGTCATTTGTGATCGATTAAATCAATCATTTTTATAGGTGTGTTGATCAGTAATGACGACGCGAAAGAGGTCTGCTCAGAACTTGTCTCTCCCGCAACGAATGCACCTGCCAAGCACCTCAACCCTTTCAGCCATTCATCGCATGCAGCAGCTCGGATGGACCAAGCCGGCACAGAGAGAAATAGCCGAAATCAATGAGACAACAAGTACAGGCAGAAATGCGCAGGCCCGGCTCAGGTATGCACGCCCTGAGAAGGAGCCAAGCGGGGAATGTAAAGTTGGGCGTCGCCAGCTGGGGCAGCTCTATGGAGCCTGGAATCAGGGCATGTTGGAGCGATCTGCTCGTAGGGACCTAAACACCTCAGCCGCCCCGACGATGCCTGCCCGACTGAACCGACTCGGCCGGGCAGACCCAGCCAGGCAGTTCTGGCTAAACCTGCACAACGACACAGCCAAGCAAAAGCGGCGCCAAGGGCGCCGCTTCAGGGATAAGAGAAAACAAGAACGCGCTGCTTTACAAACGTACGGGGATACCACGCTCGCGCATGCGCTCTTTGGCCTGCTGCACGGTGAATTCTCCGTAGTGGAAGATGCTGGCCGCCAGCACCGCATCGGCACCGCCTTGCTGCACGCCATCGGCCAGATGGTCCAGGTTGCCCACGCCGCCGGAGGCGATGACCGGCACACCGACGGCATCGGCCACGGCACGGGTCAAGGCCAGGTCAAAGCCCGACTTGGTGCCATCGCGGTCCATGCTGGTGAGGAGGATCTCACCGGCGCCGCGCGCGGCCATGTCGCTGGCCCAGCGCACGGCGTCCATCCCGGTGTTCTTGCGCCCGCCATGGCTGTAGACATCCCAGCCCTCGCCGCGCTCGATGACGTCCTGACCTTGGCGGCGCTTGGCATCGATCGCGACGACGATGCACTGCGAGCCATAGC contains the following coding sequences:
- the hisF gene encoding imidazole glycerol phosphate synthase subunit HisF; translated protein: MLAKRIIPCLDVTGGRVVKGINFVELRDAGDPVEIAARYNTQGADELTFLDITATSDGRDLILPIIEAVASQVFIPLTVGGGVRTVADVRRLLNAGADKTSFNSAAIADPAVINAASDRYGSQCIVVAIDAKRRQGQDVIERGEGWDVYSHGGRKNTGMDAVRWASDMAARGAGEILLTSMDRDGTKSGFDLALTRAVADAVGVPVIASGGVGNLDHLADGVQQGGADAVLAASIFHYGEFTVQQAKERMRERGIPVRL